The genomic segment ACCAAATGTTTTTTTCCTGAAAAAAAGAGTATTTCTTTAAATTATACAATTGAGCCTGTATCTGCTGGTGAACCTGCAAATGATTTAAGTACAGCAGGTACAGATATATCAAAAAATATCAGCAAAGATAACCCCTATCAGAGGGCTGCTGCAAGGTTTGGTATTGCCGGGGTGATGGCTGCTGCTTTTTTATGGGGCTTTCTTGCCAGCCTGACCCCTTGCGTGTATCCCATGATTCCTGTAACAGTCAGTATAATTGGAGCCAGTAATTCAGGCAGTGTTTTTCAGGGGTTTATACTGTCTCTTTTTTATGTGCTGGGGATGTCCCTGACCTATGCAGTATTCGGCGTTGCAGCAGCCTGGACAGGAAGCCTGTTTGGAGCATATACCGACCATCCTGCAATCCGTATTATTGTAGCTGGTATTTTTTTAATTCTTGCAATAGGCATGTTTGATATTTTTCATATTCAAATGCCTTCAAAGCTTGCCTCGGCACTGGGCAGATATACAGGTACAGGAAGGGCAGGGGTTTTTCTTACAGGTGCTGCTGCTGGTGCAGTTGCAGGGCCTTGTGTAGGTCCCATGCTGGTAGGACTTCTGGTTTATATTGCAGCTATCGGCAGTAAACTCCAGGGATTTTTTATCATGTGGAGCTTTGCTCTGGGCATGGGTTTACTATTTTTGGTCATAGGCACGTTTTCAGGGGCAGCATCTTCTTTGCCAAGATCAGGCATGTGGATGGTAAGGCTTAAAAATTTTTTTGGACTCCTCATGCTTGCCATGTCTCTCTGGTATGTACAGCCGCTTATGCCAGAGCATATTTTTTTCCTGATCTTAGGCGGATTTCTTATTGGAATCAGTGTTTTTTCAGGCGGCCTGGAACAACTGACACCTGAATCAGGCAGATATGAACGGCTGATTAAAACCATTGCTATTATCTGTTTAACTTTGGGTATTGTATATTCAGCCCGCTTTGTTTTAGGTGATTTAGTTATCTCATCCCAAACCAATGTTTTTTCAGAAAAAACAGGTATAATCTGGCATACAGATGAAGCAGCAGGGATTGAACTGGCAAAATCTGAAAACATGCCTGTAATGATTGATTTTTCAGCAGACTGGTGTGCAGCATGTAAAAAACTGGACAGAGAAACCTTTATTCATCCTGAGGTTGTCAAAGGTGCCAAAGAGTTTGTTTGTATAAAGATTGACAGTACAGATGCAGATAAACCTGCTATAAAAGGATTGCATAAAAAATATAATGTTATAGGGCTGCCCACAATTATATTTCTTAATTCTTCAGGAAAAATCCTGCCTGAATTTACTATTACAGAATTTATTAACCCAGCAGATTTTATTCAGAAAATGCGTCAGGTCATGTCTGAAGTATAGAAAACAAGTCTGTTAAATAAATATTAAAAAAAGGAATCTTATTATGGATATTGCAAAATTTTTCAAATGTTTATCAATTATTGTAATTTGTTTAAGTTTTTCATGCTTAGACCTGTCTGCATCTGAAACAATAAAGGAACAAGATATAAACTGGCAGAATTATGAAGCCGGCATGGCTCTTGGTAAAAATAAAAGCAAAAAAATATTGATAAACTTTTATGCAGACTGGTGTACCTATTGTAAGAAAATGGATAAAGATACCTATACAAATAAATCTGTTATATCATATATTAATGAGAACTTTATTCCTATAAAAGTTAATTCTGATAAAAATAGAAAAATTGCCATGAATTACAGGGTTACCGGCCTTCCTTCAACCTGGTTTGTTGCTGAAACAGGTGAAAATATTGGAAACAGACCTGGATATATAGATGCTGAAACCATGATCCCTATTCTAAAATACATACATACAGACAGTTATAAAAGTATGAGCTTTAAGGATTTTATGGATAAAAGGTAAAAAAGGATAACAAATGGCTTTTTTAGACCCTGTATATATTATTGGTATGGGAATCAGCTTTATTTTCGGTGCTTTAAGCTATATTATTGTAATGTTCTGGATTAGACCCATATCAAAATACTGGAAAATTAAAGCTCAAATTTTGTCAGATTTGAATTTATATGAAAACAGTGAAAACAGCTTAATTGAGAAAATCAGGCAGGGTGCTGGAAAGCATTCTGTAAGCCTTTCTGACTCATATACCCTTGATCTTCCTGTCTGGTACAAAATGGTTCTGGATAACCGGGGAGAATCTCCTGTTGATGCTGCAAAGTATTTAATGAAGCTGTCAAATATAAAAACAAAAGAACATTTTGAAGAGCGCATAACACAGGTTAAGAAAGCTTTGGGACAATAACTTATTATAAAATTTAATCTTTGGCCTGTGGGTCTAATCCTTTATTTTCTGGACCCGGTACTGGATATATGCGTTCCGAAAAGCTTCATAAGGTTCAAGGGCTGCTCCT from the Desulfonema limicola genome contains:
- a CDS encoding protein-disulfide reductase DsbD family protein, which encodes MFIIKRFLYILFFFLIISGYAYCVQTQTDFLFQDIPPETSANHFSVQAFMEPENIGYGRTGTVRVIFSIASGYKIYADSAAIIPEDVLGLEFGTVKTPSSITKKDPDGTIERFYQNKAVFELPVKVSPAAKPGTSSFLLNIGFQGCSETKCFFPEKKSISLNYTIEPVSAGEPANDLSTAGTDISKNISKDNPYQRAAARFGIAGVMAAAFLWGFLASLTPCVYPMIPVTVSIIGASNSGSVFQGFILSLFYVLGMSLTYAVFGVAAAWTGSLFGAYTDHPAIRIIVAGIFLILAIGMFDIFHIQMPSKLASALGRYTGTGRAGVFLTGAAAGAVAGPCVGPMLVGLLVYIAAIGSKLQGFFIMWSFALGMGLLFLVIGTFSGAASSLPRSGMWMVRLKNFFGLLMLAMSLWYVQPLMPEHIFFLILGGFLIGISVFSGGLEQLTPESGRYERLIKTIAIICLTLGIVYSARFVLGDLVISSQTNVFSEKTGIIWHTDEAAGIELAKSENMPVMIDFSADWCAACKKLDRETFIHPEVVKGAKEFVCIKIDSTDADKPAIKGLHKKYNVIGLPTIIFLNSSGKILPEFTITEFINPADFIQKMRQVMSEV
- a CDS encoding thioredoxin family protein yields the protein MDIAKFFKCLSIIVICLSFSCLDLSASETIKEQDINWQNYEAGMALGKNKSKKILINFYADWCTYCKKMDKDTYTNKSVISYINENFIPIKVNSDKNRKIAMNYRVTGLPSTWFVAETGENIGNRPGYIDAETMIPILKYIHTDSYKSMSFKDFMDKR